A region of the Campylobacter cuniculorum DSM 23162 = LMG 24588 genome:
AAGGGCATTGAGTCGATTTTCATTGAGCAAAAGTCTATCTTTTAGGGCTGAATTTTTATTAAAATTGAGCAAATCTTTAGCATTAGCTTCTAAAATCACTTTGAAATTTTCTCTTAATTTTTGTGCCAAAGCTAAAATCATATCCTCTTTTTGCTTAGGGGTTAAATCAAGTAATTTTTGAGAATTTTTCTTGATATTTTGTATTAATTTTCGCACTTTTATCCTTTTTTTACAAAAAATTTGCTACATTAATTATTACATAAAAAATTAAATACCAAAGGTAAAATTATGAAAAAAATAGATTTAATTATCATCGGTGCAGGACCAGCAGGTATAGGCTGTGCTGTGGAAGCAAAGCTTCACAATAAAGAAGTTTTACTTTTAGAAAAAAGTAATAATATTTGCCAAACTTTAGTGCAATTTTACAAAGATGGCAAAAGAGTTGATAAAGCCTATAAAGGTTGCGATGGCACAAATTATAGTCATGTACCCTTTGAAGATGGGACCAAAGAAAGCACTTTAGAAACCTTTGAAAAAGCCTTAAAAGAACATAAAATTGAAGTGGAATTTTCAAGCGAAGTTGAAAATGTCAAAAAACAAAACGAAAATTTTATAGTCAGCACAAGCAAGGGCGATTATGAGTGCAAAAATATCATCATCGCCATAGGCAGAATGGGAAAACCAAATAAGCCTGATTATAAACTTCCCCTAACTCTTACAAAAATCATTAATTTTAATGCAAATTCAGTCCTTGGCAATGAAAAAATTCTCATTGTAGGGGGCGGAAATTCAGCGGCAGAATACGCTGTGGATTTATCAAATTCAAATAAAGTAAGCCTTTGCTATCGTAAAAAAGAATTTACAAGATTAAACGATATTAATCTTAAAGATATAAACAAGGCGGGAAATTCTGGCAAGGTGGAATTGAAGCTTGGTATAGACATTAACGAAGTTGAGGATGAAGGTGGTAAGGCTCGCGTGAAATTTAATGATGGCACAAATGAGCTTTATAATAGAATCATCTATGCAATTGGGGGTTCTACGCCACTTGATTTCTTGCAAAAATGCGGAGTAAGTGTTGATGATAAAGGTGTTCCTTTAATGGACGCAAATAAACAAAGCAATGTAAAAGGAATTTTTGTAGCTGGAGACATAGCAACAAAAAATGGTGCGAGTATAGTTACAGGACTTAATGATGCTGTGAAAATCATTGAAGTGCTTGATTGATTTTTGGGAATTTTTGATTCCCAAAAAGAAAACGAGATGATTTAAAAAACAATACTTTATACACTCATATAAAAAATTATTGCTCGCCAAATTATAAATCACTGCACTAAATCACAAATTTCTCAAAATACCAAAAAACAAAAATCTTTAAAAAACAAAATAAATTTTTATCGTTTTATTTTAAGCAAAAGAATAAAAAATTTATTTTGCTTTTCCCTCAAGTTCATAAAGCTTTTTTCTATCGCTTGAACTCGGTATTTTAAGTTGTTGCCGATATTTTGCTATGGTTCTGCGTCCTAAATTGATTTTAAATTCTGCTTGAATTAAATCCAAAATTTTACTATCGCTTAAAGGTTTGCTCGTGTTTTCATTTTTGACTAAATTGAGTATAAAATCTTTCACACTCGCATTTGAAGTTTCACCCTCTTCATCTAGAGCAAAAGCAAAAAAATCTTTCAAAGCAATCAAACCTCTCTCACAACTTAAATATTTATTTGAAATCGCTCTTGAAATTGTCGAGGCATTGCGTTCTAAATCGTCTGCAAGGTCCTTAAGCCTCATCGGTTTAATCTCTTTTCCTAAAAAAAATTCATATTGATGTTCAACAATCATCAAGCCGATTTTATATAAAGTCGCTTTACGCATCGCTAAGGCATCGACTAAATTCTTAGCCTCTTTGATATAATGGCTTAAAAATTCGTGATTTAAGCCATCGGCTTGAAAAGAAATTTCAGGGTAATACTCATCATTAATGCGGACTTTTATCTCATCATTTTCACGATAAATAAACAAATCCGGCACAATCTCTTGACTTTCTTCAAAATAATCCAAAAAAGGCGGGATATGAAATTTTTTTATCACAGCAATCGCTTCTTTATAAAGCTTTTCTTTTGTGTATTCTTGTATGTTTTCAAAATCCAAAATCAGCATTTTACAAAAATCATAAAGCTCATCGTCAAGCTCTAAATTCTCCAAAGCAAATAAAAAAGACTCCTTATAATTTTTTGCTCCAACACCCACCGGATCAAGAAATTTAAATCTTTGACGCACTCTTTCAATCTCTTCCTCACTTAGCCCCCCTAAAATCGTCTCATCATACTCAAAATACCCCTCATGACTTAAACATTCTATGATTTTATTTGCAAGTTCTTGGCTCTTCGCAGTAGGAAACAAAGGCGGAACAATTTGCTCACTTAAAAGCTCATAAACACTTTTTTGACTGATTCCCTTAGTTTCAACCCATTCTGAATTTGCACTACTTTTATAAAAAGAATCATAATAATTTTTTCCATTATTTTGCGTTTGAATGGATTGTTTAATATCAATGAAAGGATTTTCTTCTGCAAATTTATCTAAATTTTCTTTTAAGTCCTCGATATTAGCTTGTAAAATAGGCAACCAACTCCTCAAAGTTTGCGATATTTTATTTTTCGGGGCTAATTTTTGCTTTAACATCAGTCTAAGAGTTTAAACTCTGTTCCTAAATAATATTTTTTAACATCTTCGTTATTTGCAATCTCTTCAGCATTTCCACTTGCAAGTAAGCCTCCGGATCTTATAACATAGGCTCTATCACAGATTGCTAAAGTTTCACGGACATTATGGTCTGTGATTAAAATTCCTATATTAAGCTTTTTAAGCTCCTTAATCAAAGTCTGAATTTCAGCCACAGCAATAGGATCAACTCCAGCAAAAGGCTCATCGAGCAACAAAAATTTAGGCTCACACATTAAAGACCTTGCAATTTCACATCTGCGTCTTTCTCCTCCGCTTAAACTCAAGCCCTTTCTCAAACGAATCGGTTCTATACTCAAAAGCTCTAACATATTCTCCACCTTAGCTTGCAAGATTTTTTCATCTTTATAAAAAATCTGTGCCGCTAAAAGTAAATTGTCCTCAACGCTTAAATCCTTAAAAACACTGCTTTCTTGCGGTAAATATCCTATGCCCTTCCTCGCTCTTTGATTCAGCGGTTCTTTGGTAATATCCACTCCATCAAGCAAAACCCTACCACTACTTGGTGCAATCAATCCACAAATCATATAAAAAGTCGTTGTCTTCCCTGCTCCATTAGGTCCTAAAAGCCCAACAACTTCACCGCTATGAAGCTTTAAAGAGATCCCTTGAATGATTTTTGTTTTTTTAATGATTTTTTCTAAATTAATAATCTCAAGCTCACTCATAAATCACATACTTTCTTTTATCTTTTAAAAATTCAATCCTAACATTTAAACACTCAAACCCCATTTTTTCTAAAGCTTTTTTTAAAAAATCATCCCCCCATTCCACCAAATGCAAAGCCTCCTCATAAAAATTCTCAAACAAACCATTTTCTAAAATTCTCTCAAAAGTCGCTTGATAAAAATCATAATGATACAGAATTTTATCTTTATAATTGTATTTTTGCATTAGGGCAAAAGTCGGAGAGCTAACATCCTCTTTAAAACCCAAATACTTAGAAAATTCTCTCACTAAAGTGGTTTTACCGCTTGCTAAATCCCCGCGAAGCAAAATAATGCCTTGATTTGGAAGTTCTTTAAACAGCTCTTTGAGTTCATTTTGAGCTAAAATGAATTCTTTCATATTTTTTCCACATATTCATTTTGTGCATTTTTAGGAGTATTTTTTGTCGCAGGAAGGGCTAAAACCTTATAGTTTTGTGTTTTTTGATTTAATTCAAGCGAAATTATATCTCCGATTTTCACCTCTTTACTTGCCTTTGCAACAATACCATTAATCTTTACAACACCACTTTTACACATATCTTCAGAAATTGCACGTCTTTTAGTGATATTGACTGAATTTAAAAATTTATCAATTCTCATGGTTTAATTTTATCAAAAAAATTCAAATTTTTAAAGCCTTTTAAAACTTAATGGATACAAAATTCTAAAGATTTGATTTAAAATAAAAATTTATAAATTAAAATTTCTATTTTTCCAAACAATATTTAAAAACAAATTTCTAAACTCTTAAAACCGCAATTTATCATCAAAAAACCCAAATAAAACACATGACAAAATAAATATTATTGATTTGCTTTTTAAATGCATAAAAACGATATTTTTATCAAAACACTCTTCTTAAAAATTAAAATCCTAAGGCATTTTAATTAAATAAATTTTTTAATTTAAAATATGACTTAGAAATCTTTATAAGAATTTTTATAAATTGAGTTTGCAAAAATAGAGTTTATTTTTTAAAACAAGCTAAAATAATATAAATTTTATAAGCCAAATTTAAATCAAGCTTTTAAAATCAAAGATAAATCCAAAATTAATACATTTAAAAAAAATATTAATAAAATCACAATTTTCTTCCTAATACAAAATTAATTTTTATAAACCTCTATGAC
Encoded here:
- a CDS encoding NAD(P)-binding domain-containing protein — encoded protein: MKKIDLIIIGAGPAGIGCAVEAKLHNKEVLLLEKSNNICQTLVQFYKDGKRVDKAYKGCDGTNYSHVPFEDGTKESTLETFEKALKEHKIEVEFSSEVENVKKQNENFIVSTSKGDYECKNIIIAIGRMGKPNKPDYKLPLTLTKIINFNANSVLGNEKILIVGGGNSAAEYAVDLSNSNKVSLCYRKKEFTRLNDINLKDINKAGNSGKVELKLGIDINEVEDEGGKARVKFNDGTNELYNRIIYAIGGSTPLDFLQKCGVSVDDKGVPLMDANKQSNVKGIFVAGDIATKNGASIVTGLNDAVKIIEVLD
- a CDS encoding RNA polymerase factor sigma-54 — its product is MLKQKLAPKNKISQTLRSWLPILQANIEDLKENLDKFAEENPFIDIKQSIQTQNNGKNYYDSFYKSSANSEWVETKGISQKSVYELLSEQIVPPLFPTAKSQELANKIIECLSHEGYFEYDETILGGLSEEEIERVRQRFKFLDPVGVGAKNYKESFLFALENLELDDELYDFCKMLILDFENIQEYTKEKLYKEAIAVIKKFHIPPFLDYFEESQEIVPDLFIYRENDEIKVRINDEYYPEISFQADGLNHEFLSHYIKEAKNLVDALAMRKATLYKIGLMIVEHQYEFFLGKEIKPMRLKDLADDLERNASTISRAISNKYLSCERGLIALKDFFAFALDEEGETSNASVKDFILNLVKNENTSKPLSDSKILDLIQAEFKINLGRRTIAKYRQQLKIPSSSDRKKLYELEGKAK
- the lptB gene encoding LPS export ABC transporter ATP-binding protein, which translates into the protein MSELEIINLEKIIKKTKIIQGISLKLHSGEVVGLLGPNGAGKTTTFYMICGLIAPSSGRVLLDGVDITKEPLNQRARKGIGYLPQESSVFKDLSVEDNLLLAAQIFYKDEKILQAKVENMLELLSIEPIRLRKGLSLSGGERRRCEIARSLMCEPKFLLLDEPFAGVDPIAVAEIQTLIKELKKLNIGILITDHNVRETLAICDRAYVIRSGGLLASGNAEEIANNEDVKKYYLGTEFKLLD
- the tsaE gene encoding tRNA (adenosine(37)-N6)-threonylcarbamoyltransferase complex ATPase subunit type 1 TsaE → MKEFILAQNELKELFKELPNQGIILLRGDLASGKTTLVREFSKYLGFKEDVSSPTFALMQKYNYKDKILYHYDFYQATFERILENGLFENFYEEALHLVEWGDDFLKKALEKMGFECLNVRIEFLKDKRKYVIYE
- a CDS encoding RNA-binding S4 domain-containing protein; this translates as MRIDKFLNSVNITKRRAISEDMCKSGVVKINGIVAKASKEVKIGDIISLELNQKTQNYKVLALPATKNTPKNAQNEYVEKI